From the Psychrobacillus sp. FSL K6-4046 genome, one window contains:
- a CDS encoding GNAT family N-acetyltransferase: MSYILQPMTQEQAEDIAYNWHYEEPYSFYNMEADEEDLEEFLDPVSRKDEYYVVMEKEKLIGFFSFTFVAPQVMDIGLGMQPNLTGKGKGIDFLKAGLQFAQSMFKPAAITLSVATFNKRAIALYKQIGFKELETFNQTTNGGSYEFVKMLYETAKE; the protein is encoded by the coding sequence TTGAGCTATATACTTCAACCGATGACTCAGGAGCAGGCCGAGGACATAGCTTATAACTGGCACTACGAGGAGCCGTATTCCTTTTATAATATGGAAGCAGACGAGGAGGACCTGGAGGAATTTCTAGACCCGGTAAGCCGTAAGGACGAATACTACGTCGTTATGGAGAAGGAGAAGCTGATAGGCTTCTTTAGTTTTACTTTCGTAGCCCCTCAAGTAATGGATATTGGACTGGGAATGCAGCCAAATTTAACGGGTAAGGGTAAAGGAATCGATTTCTTGAAGGCAGGCTTACAGTTTGCTCAAAGTATGTTCAAACCGGCAGCCATTACTTTATCCGTAGCTACCTTTAACAAACGAGCTATAGCGTTGTATAAACAGATAGGCTTTAAAGAGCTTGAGACTTTTAATCAGACTACTAATGGTGGGAGCTATGAGTTTGTTAAAATGCTTTATGAAACAGCTAAGGAATGA
- a CDS encoding HAMP domain-containing sensor histidine kinase: MRQLNWLPSLQQSRQWILLLCVNSGFFIFLAWVAYPESFKLLILTMLIFTFVTILIGVLFTWKKQRKQRNTFYQFLREPSAEHEAKLLQVLGDTHKEPLHDLANQLRHLSDELQGAKYQSKEYETFIESWVHEIKTPLSLLHFVLQNRQDEMSPLVYQRLNHANITIHDHVERILFYAKLQAAHVDYSLKKVSIVECFEDVLLELQSLLEEQHVLVHREIKDIPVVSDERVLHFILIQLLVNAIKYRNVNSESFIWIETGFDHTKDSYYVKVADNGLGVLQSDLPFIFDKGFTGDASNQKRSTGLGLFLVKKLCDNLQIEIEVKSEHKRGFTIQLLFPKV, translated from the coding sequence TTGAGGCAACTAAATTGGCTCCCTAGTTTACAGCAATCGCGGCAATGGATTTTGCTTCTATGTGTAAATAGCGGTTTTTTTATTTTTTTAGCCTGGGTTGCATATCCAGAGTCATTTAAATTATTAATATTGACGATGCTCATTTTTACTTTTGTAACCATTTTGATTGGTGTGCTTTTTACATGGAAAAAACAACGAAAGCAAAGAAACACATTTTATCAATTTTTAAGAGAGCCTTCCGCTGAGCATGAGGCTAAGTTGCTACAAGTTTTAGGTGACACACATAAGGAACCACTGCATGATTTGGCTAATCAATTACGTCATCTATCTGATGAATTACAAGGTGCAAAGTACCAGTCAAAAGAATATGAAACCTTTATCGAAAGCTGGGTGCATGAAATTAAAACACCACTATCGTTACTTCATTTTGTCTTACAAAATCGTCAAGATGAAATGTCCCCGTTGGTTTATCAACGGCTAAATCATGCAAATATAACGATTCATGATCACGTAGAACGCATATTATTTTATGCAAAGCTACAAGCTGCACATGTTGACTATAGCTTGAAAAAGGTCTCTATTGTGGAATGCTTTGAAGATGTATTACTAGAGCTACAATCGTTATTGGAAGAGCAGCATGTACTTGTTCATAGAGAGATAAAGGACATACCCGTTGTATCTGATGAAAGAGTGCTTCATTTTATTTTGATCCAATTACTTGTAAATGCAATTAAATATCGAAACGTAAATAGTGAAAGTTTCATTTGGATAGAAACAGGTTTTGACCATACAAAAGACAGCTATTATGTTAAAGTAGCTGACAATGGACTAGGCGTCTTACAATCAGATTTACCATTTATATTTGATAAAGGTTTTACAGGAGATGCTAGTAATCAAAAGCGGTCTACAGGGTTGGGATTGTTTTTAGTGAAAAAATTATGTGACAATCTGCAGATTGAAATTGAGGTTAAGTCAGAACACAAACGTGGTTTTACCATTCAGCTGCTTTTTCCGAAGGTTTAA
- a CDS encoding response regulator transcription factor, translating into MSRGDGMANIVIVEDDIFLREELQNILQKEGYFVVSISSFNTPVEDIIAAKPGLVLLDLNLPNLSGFQICRTLKMKGIGPILILTARNQIRDELHALELGADDFLTKPCHPKRLIARVQKLQQLYAKMPMLLNWGKFQLDVKTNELYIGHNSLSLSENESAIMKLLIQYAPAVVEKEKLFHELWGSSEFVDENILQVNMTRLRKTLDKVGVSSQIKTVRGVGYQLIEGESS; encoded by the coding sequence TTGAGTAGAGGTGATGGTATGGCGAATATTGTCATTGTAGAGGATGACATTTTCCTCCGCGAAGAATTACAAAATATTTTACAAAAGGAGGGGTACTTTGTAGTAAGTATCTCTTCTTTTAATACACCTGTTGAAGATATCATCGCTGCCAAACCGGGGTTAGTATTGTTAGATTTAAATTTACCTAACTTATCAGGTTTTCAAATTTGTCGTACTTTGAAAATGAAAGGAATTGGTCCGATTCTAATTTTAACTGCTCGCAATCAGATACGAGATGAGTTGCATGCATTAGAGTTAGGAGCCGATGACTTTTTAACGAAGCCATGTCATCCGAAACGTCTCATTGCAAGAGTACAAAAGTTACAACAACTATATGCCAAAATGCCGATGCTTTTAAATTGGGGGAAATTCCAATTAGATGTGAAAACGAATGAATTATATATTGGTCACAATTCACTTTCATTATCTGAAAATGAAAGTGCCATTATGAAGCTTTTAATACAATATGCACCGGCTGTTGTGGAAAAGGAGAAACTTTTCCATGAATTGTGGGGAAGTAGTGAATTTGTGGACGAAAATATACTACAAGTAAACATGACCAGACTTCGTAAAACATTAGATAAAGTAGGCGTATCATCACAGATTAAAACGGTCAGAGGCGTTGGCTATCAATTGATAGAGGGTGAGTCCTCTTGA
- a CDS encoding ABC transporter permease has product MFFEFVKRNSRKIRKENGVYFASLVVSIVAFYVILSLGEQDVMLYLKTIESDAVERLLLLIPVLYAVSLLFVFFLVYFANRYQLQRRSHEFGLYLMMGMKQSKLFLMITGETIWNGIVALSIGLPISLFLTELINLATSRLVGMGIIGHAFRISWTGIGLTICGFFLVQLLAMLILSFTMSRKEPIELLHEDKEKSQTTMTPKWGAVSLLSGAALLFGTIFLSIAYGMAILYLRNFDYRVFALILFVGVCGTFILFRGLGSMIGVYVKQKGSSSTGLSIFSARQLQENVLHQWSSLAISSLLILMAMVCFAFGTSTALMNSAVANRTVDYTFNGNEDEINPLIKSDELAPYVDSYYGMELHNFYTPADESVLNYYFAWTGLIETVSSQADSEPKEILLNNLSMQHTPYFISLSSYNTMLETAGKNPIQLADNEVAMYTSDDTGAPYDILKDTLKKNPTVEIAENEYTLLPTLYSDQIVADRAITLMYSLIVPDALYEQYFDAEETWLWNMTLKDEFIEEKGLMQAMLEVDQVLNSTGLQYESYLASMGRQLFYTVASSYTTFYLGVMFLIIANTVLGLNFLMQQISTRSRYQTLAMLGADVESICKSARKQIWLYFILAISVALVSGIFGIWSLLKAMPATIFSLQNGIIIGLVVLLFIVIEVGYIRMIQRKSDEEIRKLKEIE; this is encoded by the coding sequence ATGTTCTTTGAATTTGTGAAGCGTAATAGCCGCAAAATCCGGAAGGAAAACGGTGTGTATTTTGCATCGCTTGTCGTGTCAATTGTGGCGTTTTATGTGATTTTGTCACTAGGTGAGCAAGATGTCATGTTATATTTGAAGACGATTGAAAGCGATGCAGTCGAGCGATTGTTGTTATTAATTCCAGTGCTTTATGCAGTTTCATTATTGTTCGTATTCTTCCTCGTGTATTTTGCAAATCGCTACCAGCTTCAGCGTCGCAGTCATGAGTTCGGTTTGTATTTAATGATGGGGATGAAGCAAAGTAAGCTGTTTCTCATGATTACGGGCGAAACGATTTGGAACGGGATTGTGGCCCTGAGTATTGGTTTGCCGATTTCATTGTTTTTAACAGAGCTGATCAATTTAGCGACATCACGGTTAGTTGGCATGGGGATTATAGGTCATGCGTTCCGTATTTCATGGACAGGTATTGGCTTGACGATCTGTGGTTTCTTCCTTGTGCAACTGCTAGCGATGCTTATTTTAAGCTTTACAATGAGTCGAAAAGAGCCGATTGAATTACTTCATGAGGATAAGGAAAAGTCACAAACTACAATGACGCCTAAATGGGGAGCCGTGAGCTTACTATCTGGAGCGGCTTTATTATTCGGGACGATTTTTTTAAGCATCGCTTATGGTATGGCGATTTTATATTTACGAAATTTTGATTACCGCGTATTTGCGTTGATTTTGTTTGTTGGTGTGTGTGGGACATTTATTTTATTTCGTGGCTTAGGAAGTATGATTGGTGTTTATGTGAAGCAAAAAGGAAGTTCTTCGACAGGTTTATCGATATTTTCGGCGAGACAGCTACAAGAAAATGTATTGCATCAATGGAGTTCACTCGCTATATCATCCTTACTGATTCTAATGGCGATGGTCTGCTTCGCTTTTGGTACATCGACAGCGTTAATGAATAGCGCTGTAGCTAATCGAACTGTTGATTATACGTTTAATGGTAATGAAGATGAAATTAACCCTTTGATTAAATCCGATGAGCTAGCACCTTATGTTGATAGTTATTATGGGATGGAGTTACATAATTTCTACACACCTGCAGATGAATCAGTATTAAATTATTATTTTGCATGGACGGGCTTAATAGAAACAGTATCGAGTCAAGCTGATTCAGAGCCAAAAGAGATTTTATTAAACAACTTATCGATGCAGCACACGCCGTATTTTATTTCATTATCGAGCTATAACACGATGCTTGAGACAGCTGGAAAGAATCCAATTCAGTTAGCTGATAATGAAGTGGCCATGTATACAAGTGACGATACAGGAGCGCCATATGATATATTAAAAGACACATTGAAAAAAAATCCAACAGTCGAAATTGCGGAAAATGAATACACATTATTGCCGACGTTATATTCGGATCAAATTGTGGCAGATCGAGCTATTACGTTAATGTATTCGTTGATTGTACCTGATGCATTATATGAGCAATATTTTGACGCTGAGGAAACTTGGCTTTGGAATATGACGTTAAAAGACGAGTTCATTGAAGAAAAAGGGCTTATGCAGGCGATGCTTGAAGTCGATCAAGTACTTAATTCGACAGGCTTGCAATATGAGAGCTATCTTGCGAGCATGGGTAGACAGTTATTTTATACGGTAGCAAGCAGTTATACAACGTTTTATTTAGGCGTGATGTTTTTAATTATTGCTAATACTGTACTAGGTCTAAACTTTTTAATGCAGCAAATAAGCACGCGTAGTCGCTATCAAACATTAGCAATGCTCGGTGCAGATGTGGAATCAATTTGTAAATCTGCTCGCAAGCAAATTTGGTTATACTTCATCTTAGCTATTTCGGTCGCGTTGGTTAGTGGAATTTTTGGCATTTGGTCTTTATTAAAAGCAATGCCGGCTACTATTTTCAGTCTTCAAAATGGAATTATTATTGGTTTAGTAGTGCTATTATTTATTGTAATTGAAGTTGGCTATATTCGAATGATTCAACGAAAAAGTGATGAGGAAATCAGGAAGTTAAAAGAAATTGAGTAG
- a CDS encoding ABC transporter ATP-binding protein has translation MNASNKLLEVKAVRKVFGEGQNETMALKGVTFDVLPGEFLGIMGASGSGKTTLLNVIATMQKPTSGQILLDGQNISSFKGSQLAAYRGNQIGYLFQQFELIDNLTAKENIMLPLAIHGINIKAQEQELLQLAKIFDIEELLNKFPSQLSGGQKQRIAAARALISNPSIVLADEPTGALDTKNAKILMKKLSDHNQKQASTILMVTHDANAASYCSRILFIQDGVIFHELRRNVPGESQETFYERIVMVMAQLAGGSSNVL, from the coding sequence ATGAATGCTTCGAATAAATTACTTGAAGTGAAAGCAGTACGAAAAGTTTTTGGTGAGGGGCAAAATGAAACAATGGCATTAAAAGGCGTAACTTTTGATGTTTTACCAGGGGAATTTCTTGGCATTATGGGTGCGAGCGGTTCAGGCAAGACGACGCTACTAAATGTAATCGCCACAATGCAAAAGCCAACATCAGGGCAAATATTGCTAGACGGGCAAAATATTTCGTCGTTCAAAGGATCACAACTCGCAGCATATAGAGGCAATCAAATCGGATATTTATTTCAGCAATTTGAACTGATTGATAATTTAACGGCGAAAGAAAATATCATGTTGCCGTTAGCAATTCATGGAATTAATATAAAGGCACAAGAACAAGAGTTGCTGCAATTAGCAAAAATATTCGATATAGAAGAACTGCTAAATAAATTTCCGTCACAATTATCTGGAGGGCAAAAGCAACGGATTGCAGCAGCGAGAGCGCTAATTTCAAATCCTAGCATTGTGTTAGCGGATGAGCCGACTGGTGCGTTAGATACTAAAAACGCCAAGATTTTAATGAAGAAGCTGTCTGATCATAATCAAAAACAGGCATCTACTATTTTAATGGTGACGCATGATGCGAATGCGGCTAGCTACTGCTCAAGAATTTTGTTTATCCAAGACGGTGTCATTTTCCATGAACTACGTAGAAATGTACCGGGAGAATCTCAGGAGACATTTTATGAGCGAATCGTTATGGTGATGGCGCAACTTGCTGGAGGTAGTAGTAATGTTCTTTGA
- the arr gene encoding NAD(+)--rifampin ADP-ribosyltransferase, whose translation MSIKFDQNNVVIKLCMNGMNMEDGGNVEGATTMFHQAWHEAKDDYERFIAAYHLARKQKSITGKLKWMETSLQCALNINDDNVKSAYSTLYLNIAKCYEELCDFDNAKRNYELSNSYNDTPSDEGPFYHGTKADIQVGDLLTAGGNSNYKPGLKMNHIYFTANANGAGLAAALAKGEGRERVYRIEPTGKFENDPNVTDKKFPGNLTRSYRSQEPLRIIGEETEWAKLTTTERSKWRKNLANNKGEIIN comes from the coding sequence ATGAGTATAAAATTTGACCAAAACAACGTCGTTATTAAACTCTGTATGAATGGAATGAACATGGAAGATGGCGGAAATGTTGAAGGTGCAACCACCATGTTTCATCAAGCATGGCACGAAGCAAAAGACGACTATGAAAGGTTTATTGCAGCATATCATTTGGCTCGTAAACAAAAGAGTATTACAGGGAAATTGAAATGGATGGAAACCTCTTTACAGTGTGCACTAAATATAAATGATGATAATGTTAAGAGTGCATACTCAACGTTATATTTAAACATTGCCAAATGCTATGAGGAGTTGTGTGATTTTGATAATGCAAAAAGAAATTATGAATTATCAAACTCATATAACGATACACCTTCTGATGAAGGACCATTTTATCATGGGACAAAGGCAGATATACAGGTTGGTGATTTGCTGACAGCGGGTGGAAATTCAAATTACAAACCTGGGCTTAAAATGAACCACATTTATTTCACTGCTAATGCCAATGGTGCAGGACTTGCAGCAGCATTAGCAAAAGGAGAAGGAAGAGAACGGGTTTATAGAATAGAACCAACAGGTAAATTTGAAAACGACCCAAATGTTACTGACAAAAAGTTCCCGGGTAACTTAACACGATCTTATCGTTCTCAAGAACCTTTAAGAATTATTGGCGAAGAAACTGAGTGGGCGAAACTGACAACAACGGAGCGAAGTAAATGGCGCAAAAATTTAGCCAACAACAAGGGTGAAATTATTAACTGA
- the plsY gene encoding glycerol-3-phosphate 1-O-acyltransferase PlsY → MNILTLILSYLIGSISFALIVGKILYKKDIRDYGSGNLGATNAYRVLGIKAGVIVAIADILKGTLACFLPLILSSTINPIVCGLLAILGHVFSVFASFKGGKAVATATGVFLFLTPLGVFVGFLVFVLTLVLTKYVSLSSMLACIALFVYSLIFEDKVIIGLSLLISVSIIILHRQNIKRILDGSENRIVAPQDS, encoded by the coding sequence TTGAACATTTTAACTCTGATTTTAAGTTATTTAATCGGTTCCATTTCATTTGCTTTAATCGTCGGTAAAATATTATATAAGAAAGATATTCGTGATTATGGTAGTGGTAATCTTGGTGCAACTAATGCTTACAGAGTTTTAGGCATTAAAGCAGGAGTAATTGTTGCAATTGCTGATATATTAAAAGGCACACTTGCTTGTTTTCTTCCCCTAATACTAAGTTCTACTATTAATCCAATTGTATGTGGCTTATTAGCTATATTAGGTCACGTATTTTCTGTGTTTGCTAGTTTTAAAGGTGGAAAAGCTGTTGCGACAGCAACTGGAGTTTTTTTATTTTTAACCCCTTTAGGTGTTTTTGTTGGTTTTCTTGTGTTTGTGCTAACTTTGGTATTAACAAAGTATGTATCACTAAGTTCAATGTTAGCTTGTATAGCTTTATTTGTTTACAGTCTAATATTTGAAGATAAAGTTATCATAGGACTTTCTCTATTAATAAGCGTATCGATCATCATTCTTCATCGACAAAATATAAAAAGAATTCTAGATGGATCAGAAAACAGGATAGTAGCGCCACAGGATAGTTGA
- a CDS encoding enoyl-CoA hydratase-related protein produces METITYEQQGNIGIVTLNRPTALNAFNYEMLCELGEIAESIRINPDIRVVIFTGSGEKSFSVGADLKERRTLTEQRVKRNIYKIGEVFSLVESLPQPTIAMLNGYAFGGGTELALACDFRIAADDIQLGLTETSLAIIPGAGGTQRLPRLIGESKALELILTAKRLTAHEAFTYGLLTKIASRETLKQETESFAALMLANGPIALQQAKFAVKQGMNVDLQTGLQIERKAYEITIPTEDRVEALNAFSEKRKPVFKGK; encoded by the coding sequence ATGGAAACTATTACTTATGAACAACAGGGGAATATTGGAATTGTCACATTAAACCGACCTACAGCTTTGAACGCTTTCAACTATGAAATGTTATGTGAATTAGGAGAAATTGCAGAATCGATCCGTATCAATCCGGACATTAGAGTAGTAATCTTTACTGGATCTGGTGAAAAATCGTTTAGTGTCGGAGCAGATTTGAAAGAACGCCGAACGTTAACTGAACAAAGAGTCAAACGTAATATATATAAAATAGGTGAAGTATTCTCTTTAGTCGAAAGCTTACCTCAGCCAACGATTGCCATGTTAAATGGTTATGCGTTTGGCGGAGGGACAGAGCTAGCGCTTGCATGTGATTTCCGAATTGCAGCAGACGATATACAATTGGGACTAACCGAAACAAGCCTCGCAATTATCCCGGGCGCAGGAGGTACACAACGTTTACCTCGCCTCATTGGGGAATCCAAAGCTTTAGAGTTAATCTTAACTGCTAAACGATTAACGGCTCATGAAGCCTTTACGTATGGACTTTTAACTAAAATTGCGAGTCGAGAAACATTAAAGCAAGAAACGGAAAGCTTCGCAGCACTTATGTTAGCGAACGGACCAATTGCACTTCAACAAGCCAAGTTTGCTGTTAAACAAGGGATGAATGTGGACTTGCAAACTGGATTGCAAATTGAACGTAAGGCGTATGAGATTACGATTCCGACAGAGGATCGAGTAGAAGCATTAAATGCATTTAGTGAAAAAAGAAAACCTGTATTTAAAGGGAAATAA
- a CDS encoding HDOD domain-containing protein yields MEIFIARQPIFNMNESLYGYELLYRNNEDNSFPDVDADMATIDVLTHSFLTIGINEIAGDKLCFINFTENLLDKAVLRKFPSNRIVVEILENITITPRLIKQIRQIKAMGFLLALDDFVLKQNVDYYDELFSLVSFIKIDFLATTVEERKSVEKIVQTNYPNIVLLAEKVETREDFYEAKSAGYKLFQGYFFAKPEIIKATDIPANVVQYIRLINLLRKEEASMDEIALEIERDVSLTFKVLKMVNSPVARPRSKVRSIKQGVLMLGLEEINHWLHVLLLREVHQNYKGDGLAIVEASLFRAKFCELLAKQKNLTNSSEYLLVGMFSLMDTILHKKMDQLVKELPLSDDVAATLVGSSTEMTPFLDLTIAYDEVRWNDMLEGANNLEIDFPSLNNFYKEARKWATDIVTQ; encoded by the coding sequence ATGGAGATTTTTATTGCAAGGCAGCCAATTTTTAATATGAACGAGTCATTATATGGATATGAATTGCTTTATAGGAATAATGAAGACAATTCTTTCCCTGACGTGGATGCGGATATGGCAACGATTGATGTGCTGACACATTCATTTCTGACCATAGGAATAAATGAAATTGCAGGCGATAAGCTATGCTTTATTAATTTCACTGAAAACCTTCTGGATAAGGCGGTATTAAGAAAGTTCCCATCTAACAGGATAGTGGTAGAGATATTAGAAAATATTACGATAACTCCCCGTCTTATTAAACAAATTAGACAAATAAAAGCAATGGGCTTTCTTCTTGCATTGGATGATTTTGTTTTAAAACAAAATGTTGACTATTATGATGAACTGTTTAGCTTAGTTAGCTTTATTAAGATAGATTTTCTTGCCACTACAGTGGAAGAGAGAAAATCGGTCGAGAAAATTGTCCAAACCAACTATCCCAATATTGTACTGCTAGCTGAAAAGGTTGAAACACGAGAAGATTTTTACGAAGCTAAATCTGCTGGCTATAAATTGTTCCAAGGCTACTTCTTTGCTAAGCCTGAAATTATTAAGGCCACTGATATACCTGCTAACGTAGTGCAATACATTAGACTGATCAATCTTTTACGCAAGGAAGAAGCTTCTATGGATGAAATTGCGTTAGAAATAGAGAGAGACGTTTCCTTGACCTTTAAAGTGTTAAAAATGGTCAATTCTCCAGTTGCTCGACCACGTTCCAAGGTTCGCTCGATTAAACAGGGTGTTTTAATGTTAGGGCTGGAGGAGATTAATCATTGGCTTCATGTCTTGTTACTGCGAGAGGTACATCAAAACTACAAAGGGGATGGACTAGCTATTGTAGAAGCATCCTTATTTAGAGCGAAATTTTGTGAGCTACTTGCTAAACAGAAAAACCTGACAAATTCCTCTGAATATTTATTAGTAGGCATGTTCTCTCTAATGGACACCATCTTACATAAGAAGATGGATCAGCTAGTTAAAGAGTTACCTCTTTCTGATGATGTAGCGGCTACTTTGGTTGGGTCCAGCACAGAGATGACGCCTTTCTTAGATTTAACCATTGCCTATGATGAAGTTCGTTGGAACGATATGCTCGAAGGAGCTAATAATCTAGAAATCGATTTTCCAAGTCTTAATAATTTTTATAAGGAAGCTCGTAAGTGGGCAACTGACATAGTAACACAGTAA
- a CDS encoding competence protein ComK, with amino-acid sequence MTNKIENKSHLISFETALLQPSVVNNKVYTKVTNFSGETSMVSKKPYEIVRYSCSFYGSSFQHAVNLSRETIGNYFKLPIILAHDFGSPCIWIPVLSPKSDLNIWFSYQAIETFYPNKKGSTVVLSNGDTIDVPVSPNTMNRQVAYANILSTQFLKRMSHLLNNGYATSRQASMRKNIRN; translated from the coding sequence CTGACTAATAAAATTGAAAATAAATCCCATCTTATCTCCTTCGAGACCGCGTTACTTCAACCTTCTGTAGTAAATAACAAAGTTTACACGAAAGTTACTAATTTTTCTGGTGAAACCTCCATGGTAAGTAAAAAGCCATACGAAATCGTTCGTTATTCCTGCTCCTTCTACGGTTCTTCCTTTCAACACGCAGTAAACCTTTCCCGAGAAACGATTGGCAACTATTTTAAGCTACCAATCATACTAGCTCATGACTTTGGATCACCTTGTATATGGATTCCGGTTCTTTCTCCAAAGTCAGATTTAAATATATGGTTTTCCTATCAGGCCATCGAAACTTTTTACCCAAATAAAAAGGGATCTACCGTTGTTCTTTCTAATGGGGATACCATTGATGTTCCTGTTTCGCCTAACACTATGAATCGTCAAGTGGCGTATGCCAACATATTAAGCACCCAATTCCTAAAACGAATGAGCCATCTTTTAAACAACGGATATGCCACCTCTAGACAAGCATCTATGCGTAAAAACATTCGCAACTGA
- a CDS encoding IDEAL domain-containing protein, translating into MDKQYSYTDFMKAMGQTGKESSAEKLLNEIYLDMFLNVVHREQRSFRLMGLIDEALDRKDKEAFNEYTNVLLHLKN; encoded by the coding sequence ATGGACAAACAATATTCATATACAGATTTTATGAAAGCAATGGGACAAACAGGGAAAGAAAGCTCTGCAGAAAAGTTGTTAAACGAGATTTATCTTGATATGTTTTTAAATGTTGTCCACCGGGAGCAGAGAAGTTTTCGGCTAATGGGTTTAATTGACGAGGCATTGGATCGCAAGGATAAAGAAGCATTTAACGAGTACACGAACGTGTTACTTCATCTGAAAAATTAA